From the genome of Clavibacter nebraskensis NCPPB 2581:
TGGCTCGTGGTGGCGCCGACGGCGCTCGTCGTGGCCGTCTCGAGCGTCGATTCACCGGCGACCGACGACTGGTCCGGCGGCGCCCTGTACCTCGCCCTCATGTGCGCCCTGATCGCCCTGTCCACGCGGGAGCTCGTGCTGCTGGACGCCGGGCTGTCGCGCACCCGCTGGCCGCTGATCACGGCTTCCGGGGCGCTCGCGCTGTACTACGCCGTGCGCTTCGTCGTCTTCGTCGCGAGCGGGCCGCGGAGCGAGCTGTTCGGGGCCTGGTTCGGCACGCCGTCCACGACCCTGATCACCCTCGTGCTGCTCGTCGTGGTGTCCTTCAGCATGGCGTCCTTGAGCGGCGAGCAGGTGGCGAGGATGTTCGCCGCCCGTGCCGCACGATCCCGCCAGGAGCTCGTGGACGGCGGAGGCGTGCAGCGGCGGCTCCTCCCCCAGGCCGTGCCCGACCTGCCCGGCTACGACGTCGCCGGCTCGTGCGTGCCGAGCGGCGCGGTCAGCGGTGACTTCTTCGACTGGAAGGCGACTCCGAACGGCCTCGTCGTCACGCTCGCCGACGTCATGGGCAAGGGCGTGGGCGCCGCCATGATCGCCGCGACAGTGCGCGCCGCCCTGCGCATCGCCTCCCCCGAGCACGACCCCGCGGGCACGCTCACGGTCGTCGACCGCACCCTGGAGTCCGACCTCGATGTGAACGACGCCTTCGTCACCCTCCTCCACCTCCGCCTCGAAGCGTCCACCGGCGAGGTGGCCGTCGTGGACGCCGGTCACGGACTCGGCGTCGTGTGCCGCGTCGACGGTACGCGGGAGTCCGTACCGTCCCTCAACCTCCCGCTCGGCGCACTCGGGACGCAGCAGTGGGCCACGAGCACCGTGCGCCTCGATCCCGGCGACCTCCTGCTCACCTGCAGCGACGGGGTGCTGGACCTCTTCGACGGGACGCTCGCGTCGCTGGACACGGCCGCGCTCACCGCCATGGCCGCGGAACCCACGGCCCACGCGGCCGTCTGCAGCCTCACGCGACTGGCTGCCGAGGGGACGCCGCCCGACGACGTGACGGTGGTCGCCATCCGGCGCACGACCGACGCGCCCTGAGGAACGGCGCCGCTGCGCGCGGCGCTCGGCGATCACGTGGTCCGGGGCCCACCCGGACGTCGATGCGCTGCCCGCATCCCCGGCCGCGGAGAGCGCGGGCACGGTCCATGAGCGATCACCGCCCGCGGACGTCACCGCGCGGCCGGCTGCTGTCGACGTGGTCGGCGCGCGGTCTGAACGCGACGATGCCCGGCTCCCATGGGGGCCGGGCATCGAGGAGTGCGAGGTGGATCAGCGCAGGAGCTTCTTGTAGAACTCCGCCGTACGCTCGTAGCCGAGGCGCTTGTAGAAGTCGCCGGCGCGACGCGTGCTCATGGTGATCTGCCCGACGCCGCGGTCACCGCACAGGCGCTCGACTGCACGGACCAGGGCCGAGCCCGTCCCGGCGCTGCGGGCCGTCGTGTCCACCACGAGCTCCTCAAGGTGCGCGCTCAGTCCGCCCGCGTACAGGAGACGCGACACGACGAGGTAGGCGTACCCCACGACCGTCCCCGCGTCCTCCGCTATGAGGAGGACGTCGCGCCCCTCGTCCTTGTTCGCGCGCAGGATGTGGGAGAAGGTGACGTCGAAGTCGTCCCGTGTCGCCGGGGCGTTGATCATGTCCAGCTGCTGGCAGAGCGCGAACACCGCGTCGCCGTCCGAGGCCTGGGCGTGCCGGATGTCGACCATCGGATCAGCGGGCGAAGTAGCCGCGGTAGTACTCGTAGGTCCAGCCCACGAGCGCGATGAGCGCGAGCCCACCGCCGATGATGGCGATCCAGATGCCCACGGCGAGGCCGAGGAACACCGATGCGGCACCGGCGGCGAGGATCACGGGCCACCAGCTCCACGGGCTGAAGAATCCGAGCTCCGGGTCGCCGTCGTCGACGTTCGCGTCGCTGCGGTCCTCCGGCAGCTCCCCGTTCTGCGCGGCGTACAGCCGTGCCACGAAGAAGCCGATGAACGCCGCCAGCGCACCCGAGAGCGCGATGGTGAGCGTGCCGACCCACTCGACCGTGCCCTGGTCGATCAGGTGCCAGATCGTGTACGCACCCGCCGCGATGACGAAGAAGACCGCGAGGACGTAGAAGAGGTTCCTATTGGCGCGCACGTCACTTCACCTTGTCGCTGGAGATGTCGTAGGTCGCGGCATCGGGAGCGTCCTTGGCCGGACCGATTCCCACGGGTATGCCCGCCTCGGGGTGGTTGAGGTCGAAGGCCGGGGCCTCCGAGCGGATCCGCGGGATGGACGTGAAGTTGTGCCGCGGCGGCGGGCACGAGGTCGCCCACTCGAGCGAGCGGCCGTAGCCCCACGGGTCGTTCACGGTGACGCGCGGAGCCGTGCGGGCGGTGATCCAGACGTTCAGGAAGAACGGGATCATCGACAGCGCGAGGATGCCGGCGCCGATGGTGGACAGCTGGTTCATCCACGTGAAGTCGTCCTCGGGCTGGTACGTCGCGTAGCGACGCGGCATGCCCATGACGCCCAGCCAGTGCTGGATGAGGAACGTGGTGTGGAAGCCGATGAACAGCAGCCAGAAGTGGACCTTGCCGAGGCGCTCGTTGAGCATCCTGCCCGTCCACTTCGGCCACCAGAAGTAGAAGCCCGAGAACATGGCGAACACGACGGTGCCGAAGACCACGTAGTGGAAGTGCGCGACGACGAAGTAGGTGTCGGACACGTGGAAGTCGAGTGGAGGCGACGCCAGGATGACGCCGGTCAGACCACCGAACGTGAACGTGATGAGGAAGCCGATGGCCCAGAGCATGGGCGTCTCGAACGTGACCGAGCCGCGCCACATGGTGCCGATCCAGTTGAAGATCTTCACGCCGGTGGGGACCGCGATGAGCATGGTCATGAGCGAGAAGAACGGCAGCAGCACGGAGCCCGTGACGTACATGTGGTGCGCCCACACCGTGACCGAGAGGGCCGCGATGGAGATGGTGGCGTACACGAGCGTCTTGTACCCGAAGATCGGCTTGCGGCTGAAGACCGGGAAGACCTCGGACACGATGCCGAAGAACGGCAGCGCGATGATGTACACCTCGGGGTGCCCGAAGAACCAGAAGAGGTGCTGCCAGAGGATGGCGCCGCCGTTGGCCGGGTCGTAGATGTGCGCGTCGAAGATGCGGTCGGCGCCGAGGCCGAACAGCGCGGCCGCGAGGACCGGGAACGCCATGAGCACGAGGATCGACGTCACGAGGATGTTCCACGTGAAGATCGGCATGCGGAACATGGTCATGCCGGGGGCGCGCATCGTGATGATGGTCGTGACGAAGTTGACCGCACCGAGGATGGTGCCGAAGCCGCTGAGCGCGAGGCCCATCACCCAGAGATTGCCTCCCAACCCTGGCGAGAACGTCGTGCTGGACAGCGGCGCGTACGCGAACCATCCGAACGAGGCCGCGCCGGCCGGGGTGAGGAAGCCGGCGACCGCGATGAGCGAGCCGAAGTTGAACAGCCAGTACGCGAACGCGTTGAGACGCGGGAACGCGACATCGGGTGCGCCGATCTGCAGCGGCATGAGCACGTTGGCGAAGCCGGCGAAGAGCGGCGTCGCGAACATCAGCAGCATGATCGTGCCGTGCATGGTGAAGAGCTGGTTGTACTGCTCCTTCGTCTCCACCACGTGCAGGCCCGGTTCGAAGAGCTGGGCGCGGATGACGAGCGCCATGACCCCGCCGAGGCAGAAGTAGAGGAACGAGGTGATCAGGTACAGGTACCCGATCGTCTTGTGGTCGGTGGAGGTGATCCAGTTGACCACGACGTTGCCACGACGCTCGGCCCTGCCGGAGCCGTCGAGGACCTTCGCCTGGCCCGCGGGGATCGCGGTGGGACGGTTCAGTGTCGATGTCACGATGTGTGCCCTACTTCTCGGACGACTCGGTGGTGGCCGGCACATCGGTGCCGGGGAGGTTCTGCAGGCGGTCGTAGTCCTTGCCGAGGTCTCCGGCGAAGCCGGCCGCCTTCTGCTTCTCGATGTAGGCGTTGTACTCGTCGATGGAGACGACCTTCACCTGGAAGAGCATGAGGGAGTGGTACTCGCCGCAGAGCTCGGCGCACTTGCCCATGAACGTGCCCTCCTTCTCCGGGATGAACGTCATGTAGTTCGTCTTGCCGGAGATGAGGTCCTTCTTGTAGAGGAAGTCCACGACCCAGAAGGAGTGCAGTGTGTCGCGCGTGTTGAGCTCGAGCTCGACCTTCGTGTTGACCGGCAGGTAGAGCGTGGGGAGCTTGTCCTTGTCGATGGAGCCCTGGGGGCCGTTCGGGTCGTCGACCGCCTGGACGCCCTGCTCGTACGCGCCGCCCTCGATCGGCTGGCCGGCCTCGGTCTCGCCGCCCAGGTAGTTGAAGTCCCACGCCCACTGCTTGCCGAAGACCTGGACCTTGACCTCGGGCTTGTCGAAGCGGGCCTCGATGGCGGCCTGGTCCTTGGCGGTGAACGCGAAGAAGCCGAGGACGAGGATCAGCGGCACGATCGTGTAGAAGATCTCGATCGGCATGTTGTAGCGCATCTGCAAGGGCAGGCCGGTCTGGCCCTTGCGACGGCGGTACACGACCGCGGCCCAGATGGTGAGGCCCCACGTGAGGACGCCCACCGCGAGGAGGACGATCCAGGCGGTGACCCAGAGGCCGATGACCGAGTCGACGTGGTTGGTCGTGCCCGGCTCCGTCGGCAGGAAGCCCTGGAGCTGCTGCTGCGTGCACCCCGCGAGGAGTATCGAGATGCCCAGGGCGACGGGGATCGTCAGCCAACGTTGACGGCGAGTGAAGCGCACGTGCAGACCCTTCGGAGAACCGGATGTGACGGGTTCCACACTACGCGACAGGGAGCCGCCCGAAGGACGACTCCCTGCTCGGGCCCCGTGTTTCCGGGCCCAGATCCGCTTACCGTTCGGTGTGTCAGTGGAACGAGTCACCGCACGCGCACGAACCGCCCGCGTTCGGGTTGTCGATGGTGAATCCCTGCTTCTGGATGGTGTCCTCGAAGTCGATGGTGGCGCCGTCGAGGTACGGGACGCTCATCTTGTCGACGATGACCTCGACGCCGTCGAAGTCGACCGTGGCGTCGCCGTCGAGCTCGCGCTCGTCGAAGTACAGCTGGTAGATGAGGCCGGAGCAACCGCCGGGCTGGACGGCGACGCGGAGGCGGAGGTCCTCGCGGCCCTCCTGCTGGAGCAGGCTCTTGACCTTGCTCGCCGCGGTCTCCGTGAGTCCGACGCGGTGGGCCGCCTGCGCGGTCTCGGTCAGCGTGGTGTCGGTCATGAGCACTCCTCGGGTGGTGGGATCTGCGGTCGGACGACTCCGGTGGAGTCTACGTCGTGCAACCGCGGGAGTCACCCGGGTGTTCCCGGCCACCGGCCCGATCCGCCAGGCGCTCATGGACCGGGGCGCGAACGTCAGCTGCGGCGGGCGATCCGCGACAGGAGGACGGCCTCGCTGAGGATCGCGCGCTGCAGCACGCCGAGGTGCTGCGACTCGTTCGGGCTGTGGGCGCGCGTGTCCGGGTCCTCGACGCCGGTGACCAGGATCTGCGCCGAGGGGAAGGCCTCGACGAGGTCGGCGATGAACGGGATGGATCCGCCGATGCCGGCCTGCACGGGTGCGCGCCCCCATCCGGCGGTCATGGCGGCCGTGGCCTCGGCCATCGCCCAGCCGGTCGTGTCGACGAGGAACGGGTCGCCCTGGTCGACGTCGCTGATCTCGACGTGCGCGCCGAAGGGGCGGTTCCCCTGGATGTGCGCCTCGAGGGCGCGGTACGCGTCCGCGGCCGTCTGCCCGGGGGCGATGCGCGCGCTGATGCGGACGGACACCTCAGGGAGGAGCGTGTTGCTCGCGTTGGCGACCGAGGGGGCGTCGATCCCCGTCACCGTGATGGACGGCTGCGCCCACAGGCGCGTGAGGATCGGGCCGGTGCCCACCGCGGAGACGCCGTGCAGGAGCGCGGCCTCCTCGGCGAGACGCGCGTCGTCGTAGGCGGGCGTGTCCATCTCCGTGGAGGCGAGGCCCGCGACCGCGACGGAGCCGCGCTCGTCCCAGAGCGAGTCGAGGAGGCGGACGGCCGCCATCATCGCGTCGGGGACGGCGCCGCCGAACATGCCGGAGTGCGACGCGTGGTCGATCGTGCGCACCGTGAGGCGGAAGGTGACGTTGCCGCGGAGGGCGATGGTGATGGAGGGGGTGTCGACGTCCCAGTTGTCGCTGTCGGCGACGACGATGACGTCGGCCGCGAGGGCGTCGTGGTGCGTGGCGAGGAAGTCGGAGAAGGATCGGGATCCGGCCTCCTCCTCGCCCTCGATGAAGACGGCGAGGCCGAGGTCGAGGTCGTCGCCCTCCGCCTCGACGAGCGCGCGGATGGCCGCGACGTGCGTCATGATGCCGGCCTTGTCGTCCGAGGCGCCGCGGCCGTGCAGGCGATCGCCGCGCAGGGTGGGCTCGAAGGGCGGCGTCTCCCAGTGCTCGTCCGCTCCGGGGGGCTGCACGTCGTGGTGCGCGTAGAGGAGCACCGTGGGCTTGCCGTTGCGCGGAGCGCGCGTGGCGAGGACCGCCGGCTGCCCGTCATCGCCCGACGGCGTCGTGGCGCGGTGGACGGAGACGTCGTCGAAGACGCCGAGCCCCGCGAGGAGGCCCGCGACGGCGTCCGCGCTGGCGACGACGTGGGTGGGATCGAAGGCGGGCCAGGACACGGAAGGGATGCGCACGAGCGCCGAGAGGTCGGCGATCGTGGTGGGGAGCCCTCCCGCGACGGCGGCGGCGAGCCGGTCGACGGCCTCCTGGTCCGGTGCGGTCACGGCGTCTGCGGAGGTGTCGGGAGGCGTCATGCAGGTAATCTTAGATTCACTCCAGGCAAGGACGAGAGACGTGGCGAAGCAGCAGACCCCCGCAGAGACCCCCTCCGAGACGAGCGTCCCGGCGTCCGTCGACGGCCGCACGGCCGACGGGAAGAAGGGCCCCACCCCGACCCGTCGGGAGCGCGAGGCCGCGAACCTCCGGCCGCTCGTGCCCCAGGACCGCAAGCTGGCGGCCCAGCAGGCCAAGGAGAAGGCCCGCGAGGCGCGCGCCCGGGCGAACGCCGGCATGGCCGCGGGCGACGAGCGCTACCTGCCCGTCCGCGACAAGGGCCCGCAGAAGCGGTACGCCCGCGACGTGGTGGACGCCCGGTGGAGCGTGGGGGAGTTCCTGCTGCCCGTCATGGGCGTCGTGGTGGTGCTGGCCTTCGTCGTGCCGAGCCTCTCGGCAATCCCGCTGCTGTCGATCTACGTGTTCGTCATCGCCGCGATCGTCGACGCGTACTTCACCGGCCGCCGCGTCCGGGCCGCCATCGTCGCCCGTGTCGGCGCCGACCGCGTCGAGCGCGGCATCCGCTGGTACACCGGCATGCGGACCATCCAGATGCGGCCGATGCGCCTGCCGAAGCCGCAGGTGAAGCGGCACGAGAAGGTCACCTTCCGCTGATCCGTCGGCTGCCCGCCCTGGTCGGGTGCGCGGACGCCGCTGCATCCGGTCGTCCGGGGAACACGGGTCAGCGCGGGCGACGGAGCCGCGCGAGGCCGGTGTTGACCGACCGGGCCCAGAGCGGGCCGCGGTAGAGGAACGCCGTGTAGCCCTGCACGAGGGTCGCTCCCGCGTCGAGCCGCGCCTGCACGTCCGCGGCCGTGTCGACGCCGCCGACCGAGATCACGCACGCGTCGGCCGGCAGGACGCGGCGGAGGATGCGGAGGACCTCGAGCGCGCGCGGTGCCAGCGGCGCCCCGGAGAGCCCGCCCGCACCGGCCGCCTCCACCACCGCGGCGTCCGTGCGGAGGTCCGCGCGGGACAGCGTGGTGTTCGTCGCGATGACGCCCGCGAGCCCCAGCTCCGTCGCGAGCTCGGCGATGCGGTGCACCTCCACGTCCTGCAGGTCCGGCGCGATCTTGACGAGGACGGGCACCCCGTCCGCCGCGTCGCGGATGCTCGTGAGCAGCGGCCGGAGCAGCTCGATCTCCTGCAGGCCGCGCAGCCCCGGGGTGTTCGGCGAGCTGACGTTGACCGCGAGGTAGTCGGCGACGGGGGCGACCAGGCGCGTCGTCGTCACGTAGTCCGCCACGGCATCCTCGACAGCCACCACCCGGGTCTTGCCGATGTTGACGCCGATGACCGGCCGGTCACGCCGGGCCCGCACACGGCGGAGCCGGTCCGCGAGGGCCGCCGCTCCCCCGTTGTTGAACCCCATGCGGTTGATGACGGCGCGGTCCTCGATGAGCCGGAACAGCCGCGGCCGCGGGTTGCCGGGCTGCGCCTCCGCGGTGACCGTGCCGACCTCGACGTGACCGAAGCCGAGCTGGCCGAGCCCGAGCACGGCCTGCGCATCTTTGTCGAAGCCCGCGGCGACGCCGAACGGGGAGGGGAAGCGGAGGCCGAGCGCGTCGACCGCGAGCGACGGATCCGGTGCGGTCAGCCGCCGGGCGATCCAGCCGAGGCCGGACGACGGGAGGAGGGCGATGGCCGTGGACGCGAGGTGGTGGGCGTCCTCCGGGTCCATGCGCGACAGGACCGTGCGGAAGAGGAGGGGATACATCGGCACCAGGCTAGCGCCTGCGCGGGCACCCGCCGGCTGCCGCGACCCGCGTCGCGCCAGGGATCAGAGCGCGTCGGCGTCCGGGGTGGCGGCGTGCGCGACGCGGAGCTGCGCGATGGCGGACTCGAAGTCGTCGAGCGAGTCGAAGCCCTGGTAGACGCTGGCGAAGCGGAGGTACGCGACCTCGTCGAGCTCGCGGAGCGGCGGCAGGATCGACAGGCCGATGTCGTTCGCCTCGATCTGCGACGCGCCGGTGGCCCGGATCGCCTCCTCCACGCGCTGCGCCAGCACCGCGAGATCGGTGTCCGTGACGGGACGACCCTGGCACGCCTTGCGGACGCCGGTGACGATCTTCTCCCGGCTGAACGGCTCGACCACGCCGTTCCGCTTGATCACGCTGAGGCTCGCGGTCTCCGTCGTGCTGAAGCGGCGACCGCACTCGGGGCACTGCCGACGCCGGCGGATCGACAGCCCGTCGTCGCTCGTGCGGGAGTCGACGACGCGGGAGTCGGGGTGGCGGCAGAAGGGGCAGAACATGGTGTGGCCAGGATACGTCAGCGCGTGAGGCGCGCGGTCACCGCGTCGCCGTGCGCGGGGAGGTCCTCGGCCCGGCTGAGCGCGACGATCATCGGCTCGGCCTCGCGCAGCGCGTCGGCGTCGTAGCGCACCACCTGCTGCGGCCGGAGGAACGTGTACGCGCCGAGGCCCGAGCCGAACCGCGCCTGGCCGCCCGTGGGGAGGACGTGGTTGGACCCCGCGAGGTAGTCGCCGAGGCTCACCGGCGAGTGCGGGCCGAGGAAGATCGCGCCGGCGCTCTGCAGGTGCGCGAGGAGCGCGTCGGGGTCGGCGGTCTGCACGGACAGGTGCTCGGGGCCGTAGGCGTCGCTGTAGCGGGCGGCCGTCGCGAGGTCGTCGACGACGAGGATGGCCGACTGCGGGCCGGTGAGCGCCTGGCCGACGCGGGCCGCGTGGCCGGTGGACGCGGCCAGGGCCTCGACCTCGGCGTCGACCGCGCGAGCGAGCTCCGGCGAGTCGGTGACGAGGACGGATGCCGCCATCTCGTCGTGCTCCGCCTGGCTGACGAGGTCGGCGGCGACGAGGCGGGCGTCGGCGTGCGCGTCGGCGATGACGAGGATCTCCGTCGTGCCGGCCTCGGAGTCGATCCCCGTGACGCCGCGGACGACGCGCTTGGCCGCCGCGACGTAGATGTTGCCGGGTCCCGTGACGACGTCGACGGGCTCCAGGCCGAGATCCGGCACGCCGTGCGCGAAGGCGCCGATGGCGCCGGCGCCGCCCATCGCGTAGACCTCGTCGACGCCGAGGAGGCCGGCAGCGCCGAGGATGACCGGGTGCACCGATCCCCCGTGCGCGGCCTGCGCGGGAGAGGCGAGCGCGATGCTCGCGACGCCGGCGACCTGCGCGGCGACGACGTTCATCACGACGCTCGACGGGTAGACGGCCTTGCCGCCGGGCACGTAGAGGCCGACGCGGCGCACGGGCTGCCAGCGCTGGACGATGGTGCCGCCGGGCACGACCGTGGTCGTGGTCTCCGGCGGGACCTGCGCCGCCGAGCCGAGGCGCACGCGGCGGATGGCCTCCTCGAGCGCCGCGCGGACGGCGGGGTCGAGCCCGTCGACGGCGGCGGCGATGGCCGCGGAGGGCACGCGCAGCGTCTCCGGTCGCACGCGGTCGAGCCGCTCCGCCTGGTCGAGCAGGGCCGCGCTCCCCCGGGTGCGCACATCCTCGACGAGCTCGCGGGCCACGTCGAGCGCGACGGCGACGTCGGTGACGGGACGCGGGAGGAGGGCGAGCAGATCGGCGGTGCTGGGCGTGGTGCCGCGGAGGTCCTGGATGCGCATCATGACTCCGGAAGTCTACCGAGCGGGCGTCCGGCGGATCCGGCGGCTAGCGTCTCCAGGCATGGACGCGCACCCCGCCACCACGCTCGCCGAGGCCCCGGGCCAGGCCGCATTCCGCGCCGCGTTCCGGCGCCACGCCGCGGGCGTCGCGGTCGTCACGACCCGCGATGCCCAGGGCTCCCCCGTCGGCTTCACGGCGACGTCGCTCGCCTCCGTCTCCGCGGATCCGCCGCTCGCCAGCTTCAGCCTGGCGCGCACGGCGTCGAGCGCCGCCGCCCTCGCCGTGGCCGACCACGTCGCGATCCACGTGCTCGGCGCGCGCGACCGGCACCTCGCCGAGCGCCTCAGCGGCCCGGCGCCCGAGCGCTTCGCGGGCGACCACTGGTCCTCCGGCCCGCACGGCCTGCCGGTGCTCGCGGGCGGGACCGCGCTCCTCGTCGCGCGCATCGTCGAGCGGGTCCAGGTGCACGACGCGATCGTCGTGATCGTGCGGGTCGAGGACGGCGGACCCGGAGTGGACGACGAGCCGCTCGTCTACCACGCGCGCCGCTACCTGCGGCCGGGCGCGGAGGCCTGAGCGCCGGGCCGCCGCACGCCGACGCCGACACCCGGGGAACCGACCCGGCGGATCAGCCCAGGCAGTTCGGCCCGAGCAGCGACTTCAGCTCGCCGTAGAGGTCCGCGCTCACGGTGACCGGGAACGGGATCTCGAACACGCGCCCCGTGTCGCCCTTCACGAGCTGGAGCCGCACCTCGGTGTCGCCCGAGTGGCGGATGAGCACGTCGTTGAGGCCCATGACGGTCTCCGTCGTCGCGCGGTTCTCCGCGAGGCTGATGAGCAGCGGCCCCGAGCCGAGGCTCTGCCCGAGGTCGGGCTGGAACATCGAGAAGGCGTGGATGTTCATGCCGTCGTCGCGGGTGGACACGCGGCCGCGGATCACCACGACGGTGTCGCTCTGCAGGGCCGGCGCGAACTCCTGGTACGCCTTGCCCATGAACATGCAGGTGATCTCGCCGCCGAAGTCCTCGAGCTGCACCATGCCGTACTGGTTGCCCGAGTTCCGCGCCGTGCGGTGCTGCACACTCGTGAGGAGCCCCGCGAGCGTCACGGTCTCGCCGTCCATCGACGCGTCGGTCGCCAGCAGCTCGGCGATGCCCGTCGAGGCGAGCTTCGCCAGCGGGATCTCGAGGCCGGCCAGCGGGTGGTCGGACACGTAGAGGCCGAGCATCTCCCGCTCGAACGCGAGCTTGTCGCGCTTCGCCCACTCCGGCCGCTCGGGTACCTTGCGCGCGTGCTGCGGCTCGTCCCAGAGGCTGTCGAAGTCGAAGCCGACCTGGCCGTTCATCGCCGCGCGCTTGTCGCTGACGGAGGCGTCGATCATGCCCTCGTGCACCTCGAGGAGCGCCC
Proteins encoded in this window:
- the ctaD gene encoding aa3-type cytochrome oxidase subunit I; protein product: MTSTLNRPTAIPAGQAKVLDGSGRAERRGNVVVNWITSTDHKTIGYLYLITSFLYFCLGGVMALVIRAQLFEPGLHVVETKEQYNQLFTMHGTIMLLMFATPLFAGFANVLMPLQIGAPDVAFPRLNAFAYWLFNFGSLIAVAGFLTPAGAASFGWFAYAPLSSTTFSPGLGGNLWVMGLALSGFGTILGAVNFVTTIITMRAPGMTMFRMPIFTWNILVTSILVLMAFPVLAAALFGLGADRIFDAHIYDPANGGAILWQHLFWFFGHPEVYIIALPFFGIVSEVFPVFSRKPIFGYKTLVYATISIAALSVTVWAHHMYVTGSVLLPFFSLMTMLIAVPTGVKIFNWIGTMWRGSVTFETPMLWAIGFLITFTFGGLTGVILASPPLDFHVSDTYFVVAHFHYVVFGTVVFAMFSGFYFWWPKWTGRMLNERLGKVHFWLLFIGFHTTFLIQHWLGVMGMPRRYATYQPEDDFTWMNQLSTIGAGILALSMIPFFLNVWITARTAPRVTVNDPWGYGRSLEWATSCPPPRHNFTSIPRIRSEAPAFDLNHPEAGIPVGIGPAKDAPDAATYDISSDKVK
- the nrdR gene encoding transcriptional regulator NrdR — protein: MFCPFCRHPDSRVVDSRTSDDGLSIRRRRQCPECGRRFSTTETASLSVIKRNGVVEPFSREKIVTGVRKACQGRPVTDTDLAVLAQRVEEAIRATGASQIEANDIGLSILPPLRELDEVAYLRFASVYQGFDSLDDFESAIAQLRVAHAATPDADAL
- a CDS encoding PP2C family protein-serine/threonine phosphatase yields the protein MTTLRVTFGVSTLTLFLLFALVTYRHTRSPFSFWWCAALALFMGGSLAYLLDGTPGQAWGNPLGNGLIVAGAASTWMGSRSLRGLPTPWWLVVAPTALVVAVSSVDSPATDDWSGGALYLALMCALIALSTRELVLLDAGLSRTRWPLITASGALALYYAVRFVVFVASGPRSELFGAWFGTPSTTLITLVLLVVVSFSMASLSGEQVARMFAARAARSRQELVDGGGVQRRLLPQAVPDLPGYDVAGSCVPSGAVSGDFFDWKATPNGLVVTLADVMGKGVGAAMIAATVRAALRIASPEHDPAGTLTVVDRTLESDLDVNDAFVTLLHLRLEASTGEVAVVDAGHGLGVVCRVDGTRESVPSLNLPLGALGTQQWATSTVRLDPGDLLLTCSDGVLDLFDGTLASLDTAALTAMAAEPTAHAAVCSLTRLAAEGTPPDDVTVVAIRRTTDAP
- the erpA gene encoding iron-sulfur cluster insertion protein ErpA: MTDTTLTETAQAAHRVGLTETAASKVKSLLQQEGREDLRLRVAVQPGGCSGLIYQLYFDERELDGDATVDFDGVEVIVDKMSVPYLDGATIDFEDTIQKQGFTIDNPNAGGSCACGDSFH
- a CDS encoding GNAT family N-acetyltransferase, giving the protein MVDIRHAQASDGDAVFALCQQLDMINAPATRDDFDVTFSHILRANKDEGRDVLLIAEDAGTVVGYAYLVVSRLLYAGGLSAHLEELVVDTTARSAGTGSALVRAVERLCGDRGVGQITMSTRRAGDFYKRLGYERTAEFYKKLLR
- a CDS encoding dipeptidase — protein: MTPPDTSADAVTAPDQEAVDRLAAAVAGGLPTTIADLSALVRIPSVSWPAFDPTHVVASADAVAGLLAGLGVFDDVSVHRATTPSGDDGQPAVLATRAPRNGKPTVLLYAHHDVQPPGADEHWETPPFEPTLRGDRLHGRGASDDKAGIMTHVAAIRALVEAEGDDLDLGLAVFIEGEEEAGSRSFSDFLATHHDALAADVIVVADSDNWDVDTPSITIALRGNVTFRLTVRTIDHASHSGMFGGAVPDAMMAAVRLLDSLWDERGSVAVAGLASTEMDTPAYDDARLAEEAALLHGVSAVGTGPILTRLWAQPSITVTGIDAPSVANASNTLLPEVSVRISARIAPGQTAADAYRALEAHIQGNRPFGAHVEISDVDQGDPFLVDTTGWAMAEATAAMTAGWGRAPVQAGIGGSIPFIADLVEAFPSAQILVTGVEDPDTRAHSPNESQHLGVLQRAILSEAVLLSRIARRS
- a CDS encoding quinone-dependent dihydroorotate dehydrogenase; translated protein: MYPLLFRTVLSRMDPEDAHHLASTAIALLPSSGLGWIARRLTAPDPSLAVDALGLRFPSPFGVAAGFDKDAQAVLGLGQLGFGHVEVGTVTAEAQPGNPRPRLFRLIEDRAVINRMGFNNGGAAALADRLRRVRARRDRPVIGVNIGKTRVVAVEDAVADYVTTTRLVAPVADYLAVNVSSPNTPGLRGLQEIELLRPLLTSIRDAADGVPVLVKIAPDLQDVEVHRIAELATELGLAGVIATNTTLSRADLRTDAAVVEAAGAGGLSGAPLAPRALEVLRILRRVLPADACVISVGGVDTAADVQARLDAGATLVQGYTAFLYRGPLWARSVNTGLARLRRPR
- the ctaC gene encoding aa3-type cytochrome oxidase subunit II, coding for MRFTRRQRWLTIPVALGISILLAGCTQQQLQGFLPTEPGTTNHVDSVIGLWVTAWIVLLAVGVLTWGLTIWAAVVYRRRKGQTGLPLQMRYNMPIEIFYTIVPLILVLGFFAFTAKDQAAIEARFDKPEVKVQVFGKQWAWDFNYLGGETEAGQPIEGGAYEQGVQAVDDPNGPQGSIDKDKLPTLYLPVNTKVELELNTRDTLHSFWVVDFLYKKDLISGKTNYMTFIPEKEGTFMGKCAELCGEYHSLMLFQVKVVSIDEYNAYIEKQKAAGFAGDLGKDYDRLQNLPGTDVPATTESSEK
- a CDS encoding cytochrome c oxidase subunit 4 produces the protein MRANRNLFYVLAVFFVIAAGAYTIWHLIDQGTVEWVGTLTIALSGALAAFIGFFVARLYAAQNGELPEDRSDANVDDGDPELGFFSPWSWWPVILAAGAASVFLGLAVGIWIAIIGGGLALIALVGWTYEYYRGYFAR
- the hisD gene encoding histidinol dehydrogenase: MRIQDLRGTTPSTADLLALLPRPVTDVAVALDVARELVEDVRTRGSAALLDQAERLDRVRPETLRVPSAAIAAAVDGLDPAVRAALEEAIRRVRLGSAAQVPPETTTTVVPGGTIVQRWQPVRRVGLYVPGGKAVYPSSVVMNVVAAQVAGVASIALASPAQAAHGGSVHPVILGAAGLLGVDEVYAMGGAGAIGAFAHGVPDLGLEPVDVVTGPGNIYVAAAKRVVRGVTGIDSEAGTTEILVIADAHADARLVAADLVSQAEHDEMAASVLVTDSPELARAVDAEVEALAASTGHAARVGQALTGPQSAILVVDDLATAARYSDAYGPEHLSVQTADPDALLAHLQSAGAIFLGPHSPVSLGDYLAGSNHVLPTGGQARFGSGLGAYTFLRPQQVVRYDADALREAEPMIVALSRAEDLPAHGDAVTARLTR
- a CDS encoding DUF3043 domain-containing protein, whose translation is MAKQQTPAETPSETSVPASVDGRTADGKKGPTPTRREREAANLRPLVPQDRKLAAQQAKEKAREARARANAGMAAGDERYLPVRDKGPQKRYARDVVDARWSVGEFLLPVMGVVVVLAFVVPSLSAIPLLSIYVFVIAAIVDAYFTGRRVRAAIVARVGADRVERGIRWYTGMRTIQMRPMRLPKPQVKRHEKVTFR